One Panicum virgatum strain AP13 chromosome 3N, P.virgatum_v5, whole genome shotgun sequence DNA segment encodes these proteins:
- the LOC120666671 gene encoding serine carboxypeptidase 1-like isoform X2, with translation MWLPFYYRPFNFESGGSAGSLPKLHLNPYSWSKVSSVLYLDSPAGVGLSYSKNVSDYETGDLKTAADSHTFLLKWFQLYPEFLKNPFYITGESYAGVYVPTLSHEVVKGIREGVKPTINFKGYMVGNGVCDTAFDGNALVPFAHGMGLISEEIYKEANTACQGNYWNGSTDRCEEALSRVDTEIEGLNIYDILEPCYHSTTIKEVTPQKSRAPQSFKDLGATAKPLPVRTRMLGRAWPLRAPVRDGRVPSWQELAVAAAGGVPCMSDEVATAWLNNDSVRSAIHAEPVSSIGPWLICTDKLDFHHDAGSMISYHKNLTSQGYRALIYSGDHDMCVPYTGSEAWTASLGYGVVDSWRPWFTNEQVSGYTQGYEKGLTFATIKGAGHTVPEYKPQEALAFYSRWLAGSKL, from the exons ATGTGGCTACCTTTTTACTACA gACCATTCAACTTTGAGTCAGGAGGGTCAGCTGGAAGCTTGCCAAAGCTTCATCTAAACCCATATAGCTGGTCCAAG GTGTCTAGTGTTTTATACTTGGACTCCCCTGCTGGTGTTGGGCTGTCATACTCGAAGAATGTTTCAGATTATGAAACTGGCGATCTTAAGACTGCTGCTGATTCACATACTTTTCTTCTGAAG TGGTTTCAGCTCTACCCTGAGTTCCTGAAAAATCCATTTTACATAACTGGAGAATCGTATGCCGGGGTTTATGTTCCTACCCTTTCACATGAAGTTGTCAAAG GAATCCGCGAAGGAGTTAAGCCAACTATAAATTTTAAG GGCTACATGGTAGGCAATGGTGTATGTGACACTGCCTTTGACGGTAATGCTCTTGTACCATTTGCGCATGGAATGGGTCTAATTTCAGAAGAAATATACAAG GAAGCCAATACTGCATGTCAAGGAAATTACTGGAATGGTAGCACTGACAGATGCGAAGAAGCACTATCGAGAGTCGATACG GAAATCGAAGGATTAAATATTTATGACATTCTTGAGCCATGCTACCACAGCACAACTATCAAAGAAGTGACCCCACAGAAGAGCAGAGCGCCTCAAAGTTTCAAAGATCTTGGTGCAACTGCCAAGCCCCTTCCGGTAAGAACAAGAATGCTTGGACGGGCCTGGCCTCTGAGAGCTCCCGTAAGAGATGGGCGTGTTCCATCATGGCAGGAACTTGCCGTTGCTGCTGCCGGTGGAGTTCCGTGTATG AGTGATGAAGTTGCAACAGCATGGCTGAACAACGATAGCGTCAGATCTGCAATTCATGCTGAACCA GTGAGTTCAATAGGACCATGGCTCATATGCACAGATAAATTGGATTTTCATCATGATGCCGGGAGTATGATCAGTTATCACAAGAACCTTACAAGCCAGGGTTATCGTGCTCTCATTTACAG TGGCGACCATGATATGTGTGTACCTTACACTGGGAGTGAAGCATGGACTGCATCATTAGGTTATGGAGTCGTTGATTCGTGGCGACCGTGGTTCACCAATGAACAAGTTTCTGG GTACACCCAAGGATACGAAAAGGGCCTCACTTTTGCAACTATTAAG GGTGCTGGCCACACAGTTCCTGAGTATAAACCACAGGAAGCATTGGCTTTCTACAGCCGTTGGCTTGCTGGTTCTAAATTGTGA
- the LOC120666671 gene encoding serine carboxypeptidase 1-like isoform X1: MACGGGHSAASAALLLLVAAVASSARCGRAAPAGALVTRVPGFGGARLPSKHYAGYVTVDEAHGRRLFYYLVESERDPAGDPLVLWLNGGPGCSSFDGFVYEHGPFNFESGGSAGSLPKLHLNPYSWSKVSSVLYLDSPAGVGLSYSKNVSDYETGDLKTAADSHTFLLKWFQLYPEFLKNPFYITGESYAGVYVPTLSHEVVKGIREGVKPTINFKGYMVGNGVCDTAFDGNALVPFAHGMGLISEEIYKEANTACQGNYWNGSTDRCEEALSRVDTEIEGLNIYDILEPCYHSTTIKEVTPQKSRAPQSFKDLGATAKPLPVRTRMLGRAWPLRAPVRDGRVPSWQELAVAAAGGVPCMSDEVATAWLNNDSVRSAIHAEPVSSIGPWLICTDKLDFHHDAGSMISYHKNLTSQGYRALIYSGDHDMCVPYTGSEAWTASLGYGVVDSWRPWFTNEQVSGYTQGYEKGLTFATIKGAGHTVPEYKPQEALAFYSRWLAGSKL, encoded by the exons atggcctgcggcggcggccactccgccgcctcggcggcgctcctgctgctggtggcggcggtggcctcctccgcccgctgcgggcgcgccgcgccggcgggggcgctggTGACGCGCGTGCCGGGGTTCGGGGGCGCCCGTCTGCCGTCGAAGCACTACGCCGGGTACGTGACGGTGGACgaggcgcacgggcggcgcctCTTCTACTACCTGGTGGAGTCGGAGCGCGACCCGGCCGGGGACCCCCTCGTGCTCTGGCTCAACGGCGGCCCGGGCTGCTCCAGCTTCGACGGCTTCGTCTACGAGCACG gACCATTCAACTTTGAGTCAGGAGGGTCAGCTGGAAGCTTGCCAAAGCTTCATCTAAACCCATATAGCTGGTCCAAG GTGTCTAGTGTTTTATACTTGGACTCCCCTGCTGGTGTTGGGCTGTCATACTCGAAGAATGTTTCAGATTATGAAACTGGCGATCTTAAGACTGCTGCTGATTCACATACTTTTCTTCTGAAG TGGTTTCAGCTCTACCCTGAGTTCCTGAAAAATCCATTTTACATAACTGGAGAATCGTATGCCGGGGTTTATGTTCCTACCCTTTCACATGAAGTTGTCAAAG GAATCCGCGAAGGAGTTAAGCCAACTATAAATTTTAAG GGCTACATGGTAGGCAATGGTGTATGTGACACTGCCTTTGACGGTAATGCTCTTGTACCATTTGCGCATGGAATGGGTCTAATTTCAGAAGAAATATACAAG GAAGCCAATACTGCATGTCAAGGAAATTACTGGAATGGTAGCACTGACAGATGCGAAGAAGCACTATCGAGAGTCGATACG GAAATCGAAGGATTAAATATTTATGACATTCTTGAGCCATGCTACCACAGCACAACTATCAAAGAAGTGACCCCACAGAAGAGCAGAGCGCCTCAAAGTTTCAAAGATCTTGGTGCAACTGCCAAGCCCCTTCCGGTAAGAACAAGAATGCTTGGACGGGCCTGGCCTCTGAGAGCTCCCGTAAGAGATGGGCGTGTTCCATCATGGCAGGAACTTGCCGTTGCTGCTGCCGGTGGAGTTCCGTGTATG AGTGATGAAGTTGCAACAGCATGGCTGAACAACGATAGCGTCAGATCTGCAATTCATGCTGAACCA GTGAGTTCAATAGGACCATGGCTCATATGCACAGATAAATTGGATTTTCATCATGATGCCGGGAGTATGATCAGTTATCACAAGAACCTTACAAGCCAGGGTTATCGTGCTCTCATTTACAG TGGCGACCATGATATGTGTGTACCTTACACTGGGAGTGAAGCATGGACTGCATCATTAGGTTATGGAGTCGTTGATTCGTGGCGACCGTGGTTCACCAATGAACAAGTTTCTGG GTACACCCAAGGATACGAAAAGGGCCTCACTTTTGCAACTATTAAG GGTGCTGGCCACACAGTTCCTGAGTATAAACCACAGGAAGCATTGGCTTTCTACAGCCGTTGGCTTGCTGGTTCTAAATTGTGA